The following are from one region of the Salvia hispanica cultivar TCC Black 2014 chromosome 1, UniMelb_Shisp_WGS_1.0, whole genome shotgun sequence genome:
- the LOC125224253 gene encoding LOW QUALITY PROTEIN: G patch domain-containing protein TGH-like (The sequence of the model RefSeq protein was modified relative to this genomic sequence to represent the inferred CDS: inserted 1 base in 1 codon; deleted 1 base in 1 codon; substituted 1 base at 1 genomic stop codon), translating to MEHRSEGKKSVAEASGQLRTALPPWKQEMNRGGGGFMEHLLVDIQLVTTILLAPKEGWIPQSFTSSRKSRAEVTKQSIFNFLDEDEKADLGGRSLGSSMQFDTFGFTAAELARKEADMDQQQRPSAIPGPVPDELVVLATESIGIKLLIKMGWQPGLSIKESNRNSLDVARGEARKAFLALSSDAGPNTVHSKLTEEDTGKDLDLPANDDDRFYKTVLAYVVDPKHDLYGLGYDPFKQALEFREKKRQRMSGKGNMEPFRSLTSKGKIGPGFGIGALEDLGAEDEDIYDTCIDVQDTYVQEIEEPWVAKVDTLRILDKKKDDVLPGFKAASKSEHQLERFKPPSIPEDFVPHHKFPASADNDGKNAEIPPTEIPPPEDHNLKVLIEGVATLVARXGKLFEDLSKEKNQSNPLFAFLSGGNGSDYYARKLWEERQKRGEQHKLWEEKKLNNSEKLTAERRGAILGEKALERNSRDSSSMVASSASVNVQIKLSDTFTKPTSVNEQADVRKPFQCDPAKQIRFEQFLKEKFEGGLRTKDSGGSSDMSEAVRARERLEFEEAAAAVQKAKLGNERQVSSQLLKDLSAVSGLQFTTGGVEKHTSSLEDELKAKAMYPKREEFQWRPAXILCKRFDLIDPYMGKTGLNSPEVALLCIPDGYHCLNTKQDEQIVLLLNDVNTDSDSSGNACMMTVQTFVSTSRSSSLLESS from the exons ATGGAACACCGATCGGAAGGGAAGAAGTCGGTGGCGGAGGCTTCCGGTCAGCTCAGAACCGCTCTTCCTCCGTGGAAACAAGAG ATGAACAGGGGGGGAGGAGGTTTCATGGAGCATTTACTGGTGGATATTCAGCTGGTTACTACAATACTGTTGGCTCCAAAAGAAG GATGGATTCCACAATCATTCACATCATCTCGGAAGAGTCGGGCTGAAGTCACAAAGCAGAGCATT TTTAACTTCCTGGATGAGGATGAGAAAGCT GATTTGGGAGGTCGCTCCTTGGGGTCATCAATGCAGTTCGACACATTTGGGTTTACAGCAGCTGAACTTGCTCGGAAAGAGGCTGATATGGACCAACAGCAAAG gcCTTCAGCAATTCCTGGACCTGTTCCTGATGAACTAGTGGTTCTGGCAACAGAATCTATAG GTATCAAACTCTTGATTAAGATGGGATGGCAGCCAGGACTGTCCATAAAGGAATCTAACAGGAATTCACTTGATG TTGCTCGTGGAGAAGCTAGGAAAGCTTTTCTGGCACTCTCAAGTGATGCAGGACCGAACACTGTGCACTCGAAGCTGACTGAAGAGGACACTGGAAAGGATCTGGATTTACCAGCCAACGATGATGACCGGTTCTACAAAACCGTACTG GCATATGTAGTCGACCCCAAGCACGATTTGTATGGTTTAGGCTATGATCCTTTCAAGCAAGCTCTGGAGTTTAGGG aaaagaaaagacaaAGAATGTCTGGGAAGGGGAATATGGAACCTTTTAGGTCACTTACTTCAAAAG GAAAGATAGGCCCAGGTTTCGGCATTGGAGCTCTTGAAGACTTAGGTGCTGAAGATGAAGATATATATGACACTT GTATCGACGTTCAAGATACTTATGtacaagaaattgaagaacCTTGGGTTGCAAAGGTGGATACTTTGCGGATATTAGACAAAAAGAAAGATGATGTTCTGCCTGGGTTTAAAGCTGCATCAAAATCCGAGCACCAACTAGAGAG ATTTAAACCTCCCTCAATTCCAGAGGATTTTGTTCCCCATCATAAGTTTCCTGCTTCTGCTGATAATGACGGCAAGAATGCTGAAATCCCTCCCACCGAGATCCCTCCGCCAGAAGATCACAATCTTAAGGTCTTGATTGAAGGGGTTGCAACTTTAGTAGCTCGTTGAGGCAAATTGTTTGAGGATCTCTCCAAGGAGAAGAATCAGTCTAACCCACTATTTGCCTTCCTTAGTGGTGGAAATGGTTCTGATTATTATGCAAGGAAGCTCTGGGAAGAGCGCCAAAAGCGTGGCGAACAACACAAACTATGGGAAGAGAAGAAGCTGAATAATTCAGAAAAGCTGACTGCTGAAAGACGTGGAGCAATTCTAGGAGAAAAAGCACTCGAGAGAAATTCAAGAGATTCAAGCTCTATGGTGGCTTCTTCTGCATCTGTAAATGTTCAAATAAAACTGTCAGATACATTCACCAAACCTACATCCGTG AATGAACAGGCAGATGTCAGAAAACCTTTCCAATGTGACCCAGCGAAACAGATCAGATTTGAACAAttcttgaaggagaaatttGAAGGAGGTCTTCGAACTAAAGACTCTGGTGGTTCCAGCGATATGTCTGAAGCTGTTCGTGCTCGTGAAAGATTAGAATTTGAAGAAGCTGCAGCTGCGGTGCAGAAAGCAAAGTTAGGTAACGAAAGGCAGGTGAGCAGTCAGTTGCTTAAGGACCTGTCAGCTGTTTCAGGATTACAGTTCACTACTGGTGGAGTAGAG AAACATACATCTTCCCTTGAAGATGAATTAAAAGCTAAAGCAATGTATCCGAAGAGAGAAGAGTTTCAGTGGCGACCTG CTATCTTATGCAAgcgttttgatttgattgatcCTTACATGGGCAAG ACGGGCCTTAATTCACCTGAGGTTGCTCTGTTATGCATCCCTGATGGTTATCACTGTCTCAATACAAAGCAA GATGAACAAATTGTGTTGCTGCTAAATGATGTAAACACAGACTCTGACAGCTCAGGGAATGCTTGTATGATGACGGTACAGACATTTGTTTCCACATCAAGATCGTCCTCCCTCTTGGAATCTTCATGA